From a region of the archaeon BMS3Bbin15 genome:
- a CDS encoding succinate dehydrogenase/fumarate reductase iron-sulfur subunit, translated as MSEAYLYFPGCNIPYRERGYEVSARAVAEKLGIELMDKPFTCCGINVEPIDEFAALLYSARNIAIAEEEGMDLVTLCNGCYKTLKVANEKLKNDENLRNEVNKKLKILGREVNGDIEVKHFLDIIFDKIDDNAIVKKVKARVAPHIGCHAQRPSEYVDFGADIKIDRILELVGSTSLKYKDKDKCCGAPLLALSEEMGMTIANNKLTNMKEAGAELIVTMCPFCQVSLDTLQVKIESDFGEKYDIPSMYITQILGIAIGIPYEKLGIEENKTNPEEIFKKDL; from the coding sequence ATGAGTGAAGCTTACCTCTACTTTCCCGGATGCAATATCCCGTATAGAGAGCGTGGATATGAAGTTTCTGCTCGGGCTGTTGCAGAGAAACTTGGCATAGAGCTAATGGATAAGCCCTTTACCTGCTGTGGGATAAATGTAGAACCTATAGATGAATTTGCTGCCCTTCTTTATTCAGCAAGAAATATAGCTATTGCCGAAGAAGAAGGCATGGACCTTGTTACACTCTGTAATGGGTGTTACAAGACACTGAAGGTTGCCAATGAGAAGCTAAAAAATGATGAGAATTTAAGAAATGAGGTGAATAAAAAGTTAAAGATTCTGGGCAGAGAGGTGAATGGCGATATTGAGGTGAAACACTTCCTTGACATTATTTTTGACAAAATTGATGATAATGCAATTGTAAAGAAGGTTAAGGCCAGGGTAGCACCCCACATAGGATGTCATGCTCAGAGGCCAAGTGAGTATGTTGATTTTGGTGCTGATATAAAGATTGACAGAATTTTGGAGCTCGTGGGTTCTACCAGCCTGAAATATAAGGATAAAGATAAATGCTGTGGCGCTCCTCTTCTGGCTCTCAGTGAAGAGATGGGCATGACGATTGCAAACAACAAACTCACAAATATGAAGGAGGCTGGAGCTGAACTCATTGTTACCATGTGTCCCTTCTGTCAGGTGAGTCTGGATACACTTCAGGTGAAGATTGAGAGTGACTTCGGAGAGAAGTATGATATTCCCAGTATGTATATAACACAGATTCTGGGTATTGCTATTGGAATCCCCTATGAGAAACTCGGTATAGAGGAAAATAAAACCAACCCGGAGGAAATCTTTAAAAAAGACTTATAA